The genomic stretch ACTGGATAATTATTTAAGCCCACAAAAGCTGAATAACTTAATTCATTAATCAAAGGACACCCCTCACACTTAAACAAAagctacaaaaaaaaaaaaaaaaataataaaaaataataaaataacaatatatatatatatttgtatgttTTCATGTAcctcattttttaaatttaatgtaAAGAAAACAGAAAAATTGATAGATAAAATTTCCTTAgatatttgtaaaatatcaattttatttaattccatatttttaaaaaaaaaattatggtaCTTTTTCAAGTTGGTTTGTATATGTTCCAATGAATTGGTAGTAtctattgttttattttttactgataaggaaaatatacataataatataaattgctgattatattattataagtatttcttatatatatatatatatatatatatatatatgtttatgtttatatttataattatattcttgCTATACcgttgaaaaaataaaatttacacATGAATGTATAAAACACATCACCTATAATTTGTAACTctgatattttattttcccatagataaatattacatgacaatattataattttgtcgcattcttttatttttgaggtatctataaaaagaaaaaaatgatgagtTATATggaaattatataatcaatttgtatctttatatatatatttccataCACAtagatatgtataaaattacTGTCTGCATTTTTTAAGAAAGCAAGAAGGGGATCGACATAAATTTTATTCTcctttattaaattttcattatcCATTTGAAAATAATCAGAAAATTTATCTATGgcactttttaattttccataattaaataaatcgGAAAATGTAATAAGATCTATATAGTCAATTAAACCTATATGAACATACaatcataaataaataaataaatacatacatacatacataaatatatatatatgtatctatTATGGTGTTGCTCCTAATTTTTCGTACTTATGCAGACAAGCCAAAAATGGATGTCCCTCGCTTCAGTACCATTCAGAATATCTTGCAACGAATAAGaccaatatttatataaataatttttctctttcgtatttaaaagatgaaatctgctatcacatatatataatattttcatttggaaaaatgtatataagtttttatattataatataaaaaaagaaaggaataatataataaaattaactaaaagatatatattgttGTCTTCTAAATATCATACATAcaaagaagaaatattaaaaaaaaaaaaaaaaaaaaaaatcataagaaaaaaaaatttccaatattgtatataccaagggggggaaaaaaaaaaaaaaaaaaattcttttaattacattaaagaataatgaatattaaattatacatatgaataatatgtcatattatattttaagcATTAAAAATGATTGAATGTACagattaatataattttttaatttttttaatttttatttatgagGAAAGagttttataaaattcatCCAAGTTGGATTTTTTAACTTTGTCTCTAAAATTGTTGTATACACTTTTGCCTAGAAAGAATGAACATATTaagttaatataatataaatccacatataaataattatatatataaaaatatatttcacaCCGGTATTTCATCAGGAtgtatataagtatataccaaataataaaaacaaaaatatatatataacgatacatatacattttttagtaaacaaataattttctttatattactTATTTCAGTAATTTTCTCCTCTTCTAAAAATTTGTCAAAATCATTTATCGAAACTCTTGTTATAAATTCCACTTCATTTAATTGGGGAACTGTCTGGAAATCAGGTTGAATGAAAGTTACCTGAACAAGcaaggaaataataataaaaaaaaaaaaaaaaaaaaaaaaaaataataatacaatataatataatataatataatataaaagaggaatattactatattttttattttatcctctaaaaaaattaaaatatatttatatatttatatatatatatatatataatatatcttattaatatttatataatatattacataacaTTGGACAAAGGCCTTAGCATATTCCGTGTCACATTTTATTAAACCTAAATCAATTAACTGTTCaggtttttttaatataccaCTTTCTTCATGTAATTCTTTTACAGCATTTTGTAAAAAGTCTTCATTTCTTGAAAGTACCCCACCAAATCCgattgaataatatgaaggaCAGTAATCTTTAATTTTTGAccttttatgtatatatataaaatattcttgTCCTATTTTTGTAAATACCAATATGGATGTAGACCTATGCCATAAATTATCTTTTCTCATAATTTTCCTTGTTTTTAATTCTTGGtactcatttttttcatttactATAATTACTAACTCGTTCTTATTATCTTCAAAGTCGTAGTTAATACTGTCcttcatatttaaaatattaaatttgtaAAGTTCGAGGGaagataaaagaaaaaaagtaatataaataaataaaaagctCATAAGcctttatttaattataataccaCACTTAAAAGGtatgatcatataaatatatatacacacacacattaatacatatattaatatgtgtGTACTTAACcattcatatgtatatatatatatatatatatatatatatattttttttttttttttttttttttttcttatgttCCTGTTTTCCTTGATGCCATAAAGTGTTCAATAATTAttacattaaatatattctttatatagttagaaagaaaaaaaaaaaaaaaaaaaaaaggaaaatatgaaaaaataataaatataaaaatattttagtgTAAAGGCTATAACCTCTACTTAA from Plasmodium falciparum 3D7 genome assembly, chromosome: 13 encodes the following:
- a CDS encoding nucleoside diphosphate hydrolase, putative; its protein translation is MKDSINYDFEDNKNELVIIVNEKNEYQELKTRKIMRKDNLWHRSTSILVFTKIGQEYFIYIHKRSKIKDYCPSYYSIGFGGVLSRNEDFLQNAVKELHEESGILKKPEQLIDLGLIKCDTEYAKAFVQCYVTFIQPDFQTVPQLNEVEFITRVSINDFDKFLEEEKITEISKSVYNNFRDKVKKSNLDEFYKTLSS